The Cygnus atratus isolate AKBS03 ecotype Queensland, Australia chromosome 7, CAtr_DNAZoo_HiC_assembly, whole genome shotgun sequence genome includes a window with the following:
- the BNIP3 gene encoding BCL2/adenovirus E1B 19 kDa protein-interacting protein 3, with protein MSRLSPQEENLQGSWVELHFSSNGNGNGNNSTPTSQEQVPASISIHNGDMEKILLDAQHESGRSSSRESSHCDSPPRSQTPQDSHRALEIESHSSGEKNSFQSEEDFLERRKEVERLLKKNADWIWDWSSRPENIPPKEFLFKHPRRTATLSMRNTSVMKKGGIFSAEFLKVFLPSLLLSHLLAIGLGIYIGRRLTTTASSSTF; from the exons ATGTCGCGGCTCAGCCCGCAGGAGGAGAACCTGCAGG GATCCTGGGTAGAGCTCCACTTCAGCAGCAATGGGAATGGCAACGGAAACAATTCCACACCGACGAGCCAAGAACAAGTACCGGCCTCCATCTCCATTCACAACGGCGACATGGAGAAAATACTTCTTGATGCTCAGCATGAATCTGGAAGAAGCAGTTCAAGAGAAAGTTCGCATTGTGACAG CCCTCCTCGTTCCCAGACACCTCAAGACAGTCACAGAGCTTTGGAAATAGAGAGTCacagcagtggagaaaaaaatagctttcag TCTGAAGAAGACTTTcttgaaaggaggaaagaagtaGAAAGGctcctgaagaaaaatgcagattgGATATGGGATTGGTCCAGCAGGCCAGAGAACATCCCCCCGAA GGAATTCCTTTTCAAACATCCCAGGCGCACAGCCACTCTCAGCATGAGAAATACCAGTGTAATGAAGAAAGGGGGCATATTCTCAGCAGAATTTTTGAAGGTTTTCCTTccatctctgcttctttctcatttgcttGCTATTGGACTAGG GATTTACATTGGAAGACGCCTTACGACCACAGCTTCAAGCAGTACTTTTTGA